The proteins below are encoded in one region of Hordeum vulgare subsp. vulgare chromosome 3H, MorexV3_pseudomolecules_assembly, whole genome shotgun sequence:
- the LOC123442888 gene encoding transcription factor IIIB 60 kDa subunit-like isoform X2, protein MSLLFSRTVPERLAGNILSSIESGSSLSHERTLMKGRDEIWQIVTSLHVGGGDTIIDMAHKFYTLAVDHNFTRGRRTTHVAAACLYIACRQSKKAYLLIDFSDYLKISVYVLGAVFLQLCQVLLLAEHPIVQKLIDPSLFIHRFTERLLGKRDNAVSDTALRIVASMKRDWMQTGRKPSGLCGAALYIAALSHGYNYTKSNIVAVVHVCEATLTKRLIEFENTDSGSLTIEDFLAKADEEPVSIFSPIPGEVLCKHKDKAAEHFAHGLCEKCYNKFTKLSGGLEGGADPPAFQRAEKQRLEAAKKAEEAAAIKEGMLGESICEIQNSDAEYNIMSTTEDSVGDKSATIGSGEIGKDYVASKDPEVGGENGKADADPESFSDIDDVEVDGYLHNEEETQYKKIIWEEMNKEYLEEQAAKEALAAELAARGVGVGEGQQKKRRRNEDMKNSTPAETPAEATYNMLKRKGLGSKINVEAVGGLYNTKDEASEVNEKGDMGFDGEHAHDTGDGETLEGGYDYADYNNDGYADGGDAGAYEDYDGIDY, encoded by the exons ATGAGCCTACTTTTTTCAAGGACAGTTCCGGAGCG GCTGGCTGGAAACATACTGAGCAGCATCGAGAGTGGGAGTTCACTATCCCACGAAAGGACTTTAATGAAAG GGAGAGACGAGATTTGGCAGATTGTCACCAGCTTACATGTTGGTGGTGGAGATACTATCATTGATATGGCTCATAAATTTTATACA CTAGCTGTGGACCATAATTTTACAAGGGGCCGTCGAACAACTCATGTTGCAGCAGCTTGCCTTTACATTGCCTGCCG GCAAAGTAAAAAGGCTTATCTTCTTATCGATTTCTCGGACTATTTGAAGATTAGCGT TTATGTCCTAGGTGCTGTTTTTCTGCAACTTTGCCAAGTTTTGCTACTTGCAGAACATCCAATTGTTCAGAAACTCATAGACCCCAGCCTTTTCATCCATCGTTTTACAGAAC GTTTACTTGGGAAAAGGGACAATGCTGTCTCAGACACAGCTTTACGCATCGTAGCTAGCATGAAACGAGACTGGATGCAG ACTGGGAGGAAGCCAAGTGGATTATGTGGTGCAGCATTATATATTGCTGCACTTTCACATGGCTATAATTATACCAAGTCAAATATT GTTGCGGTTGTGCATGTATGTGAGGCAACACTAACTAAGCGCTTGATAGAGTTTGAAAATACAGATTCTGGCAGCTTAACG ATTGAAGATTTTTTGGCAAAGGCTGATGAAGAGCCTGTTTCAATATTTTCACCCATACCTGGAGAAGTCCTCTGCAAGCACAAGGATAAAGCTGCTGAGCATTTTGCTCATGGACTTTGTGAGAAGTGCTACAACAAA TTTACTAAACTGTCGGGTGGACTGGAGGGTGGTGCTGACCCTCCAGCTTTCCAACGAGCTGAAAAACAAAGACTGGAAGCTGCTAAGAAGGCTGAGGAAGCTGCTGCTATTAAGGAGGGAATGTTAGGAGAGTCAATTTGTGAGATACAGAATTCTGATGCTGAATATAACATCATGAGCACTACAGAG GATTCAGTTGGTGATAAATCTGCAACTATTGGTTCTGGGGAAATTGGAAAGGATTATGTAGCTTCAAAAGATCctgaagtgggag GTGAAAATGGTAAAGCTGATGCTGATCCAGAAAGTTTTTCTGATATTGATGATGTGGAG GTTGACGGGTATCTTCACAATGAGGAAGAGACACAGTACAAAAAGATAATTTGGGAGGAAATGAACAAAGAATACCTTGAG GAACAAGCCGCAAAGGAAGCTTTAGCAGCTGAATTGGCAGCTAGAGGTGTGGGCGTGGGAGAGGGACAGCAGAAG AAACGGAGACGTAACGAagacatgaagaactcaacacctGCTGAAACACCAGCGGAAGCAACATACAATATGTTAAAACGGAAG GGACTTGGATCAAAAATCAACGTCGAAGCAGTTGGTGGATTGTATAAT ACTAAAGATGAAGCTAGTGAAGTAAATGAAAAAGGAGACATGGGCTTTGATGGGGAACATGCACATGACACTGGTGATGGTGAAACATTAGAAGGTGGCTATGACTATGCTGATTACAATAACGATGGCTATGCTGATGGTGGTGATGCTGGAGCCTATGAGGATTACGATGGGATTGATTACTAA
- the LOC123442888 gene encoding transcription factor IIIB 60 kDa subunit-like isoform X1, which yields MVYCSHCADYCPFIKDPDKGYICCGTCGKVIDQEIFTDEPTFFKDSSGASRLAGNILSSIESGSSLSHERTLMKGRDEIWQIVTSLHVGGGDTIIDMAHKFYTLAVDHNFTRGRRTTHVAAACLYIACRQSKKAYLLIDFSDYLKISVYVLGAVFLQLCQVLLLAEHPIVQKLIDPSLFIHRFTERLLGKRDNAVSDTALRIVASMKRDWMQTGRKPSGLCGAALYIAALSHGYNYTKSNIVAVVHVCEATLTKRLIEFENTDSGSLTIEDFLAKADEEPVSIFSPIPGEVLCKHKDKAAEHFAHGLCEKCYNKFTKLSGGLEGGADPPAFQRAEKQRLEAAKKAEEAAAIKEGMLGESICEIQNSDAEYNIMSTTEDSVGDKSATIGSGEIGKDYVASKDPEVGGENGKADADPESFSDIDDVEVDGYLHNEEETQYKKIIWEEMNKEYLEEQAAKEALAAELAARGVGVGEGQQKKRRRNEDMKNSTPAETPAEATYNMLKRKGLGSKINVEAVGGLYNTKDEASEVNEKGDMGFDGEHAHDTGDGETLEGGYDYADYNNDGYADGGDAGAYEDYDGIDY from the exons ATGGTTTACTGTTCTCACTGTGCTGATTATTGCCCATTCATAAAGGATCCCGACAAAGGATATAT ATGTTGTGGGACGTGTGGAAAGGTTATTGATCAGGAGATTTTCACCGATGAGCCTACTTTTTTCAAGGACAGTTCCGGAGCG AGCAGGCTGGCTGGAAACATACTGAGCAGCATCGAGAGTGGGAGTTCACTATCCCACGAAAGGACTTTAATGAAAG GGAGAGACGAGATTTGGCAGATTGTCACCAGCTTACATGTTGGTGGTGGAGATACTATCATTGATATGGCTCATAAATTTTATACA CTAGCTGTGGACCATAATTTTACAAGGGGCCGTCGAACAACTCATGTTGCAGCAGCTTGCCTTTACATTGCCTGCCG GCAAAGTAAAAAGGCTTATCTTCTTATCGATTTCTCGGACTATTTGAAGATTAGCGT TTATGTCCTAGGTGCTGTTTTTCTGCAACTTTGCCAAGTTTTGCTACTTGCAGAACATCCAATTGTTCAGAAACTCATAGACCCCAGCCTTTTCATCCATCGTTTTACAGAAC GTTTACTTGGGAAAAGGGACAATGCTGTCTCAGACACAGCTTTACGCATCGTAGCTAGCATGAAACGAGACTGGATGCAG ACTGGGAGGAAGCCAAGTGGATTATGTGGTGCAGCATTATATATTGCTGCACTTTCACATGGCTATAATTATACCAAGTCAAATATT GTTGCGGTTGTGCATGTATGTGAGGCAACACTAACTAAGCGCTTGATAGAGTTTGAAAATACAGATTCTGGCAGCTTAACG ATTGAAGATTTTTTGGCAAAGGCTGATGAAGAGCCTGTTTCAATATTTTCACCCATACCTGGAGAAGTCCTCTGCAAGCACAAGGATAAAGCTGCTGAGCATTTTGCTCATGGACTTTGTGAGAAGTGCTACAACAAA TTTACTAAACTGTCGGGTGGACTGGAGGGTGGTGCTGACCCTCCAGCTTTCCAACGAGCTGAAAAACAAAGACTGGAAGCTGCTAAGAAGGCTGAGGAAGCTGCTGCTATTAAGGAGGGAATGTTAGGAGAGTCAATTTGTGAGATACAGAATTCTGATGCTGAATATAACATCATGAGCACTACAGAG GATTCAGTTGGTGATAAATCTGCAACTATTGGTTCTGGGGAAATTGGAAAGGATTATGTAGCTTCAAAAGATCctgaagtgggag GTGAAAATGGTAAAGCTGATGCTGATCCAGAAAGTTTTTCTGATATTGATGATGTGGAG GTTGACGGGTATCTTCACAATGAGGAAGAGACACAGTACAAAAAGATAATTTGGGAGGAAATGAACAAAGAATACCTTGAG GAACAAGCCGCAAAGGAAGCTTTAGCAGCTGAATTGGCAGCTAGAGGTGTGGGCGTGGGAGAGGGACAGCAGAAG AAACGGAGACGTAACGAagacatgaagaactcaacacctGCTGAAACACCAGCGGAAGCAACATACAATATGTTAAAACGGAAG GGACTTGGATCAAAAATCAACGTCGAAGCAGTTGGTGGATTGTATAAT ACTAAAGATGAAGCTAGTGAAGTAAATGAAAAAGGAGACATGGGCTTTGATGGGGAACATGCACATGACACTGGTGATGGTGAAACATTAGAAGGTGGCTATGACTATGCTGATTACAATAACGATGGCTATGCTGATGGTGGTGATGCTGGAGCCTATGAGGATTACGATGGGATTGATTACTAA